Proteins co-encoded in one Bacillus sp. FSL H8-0547 genomic window:
- a CDS encoding permease codes for MKLAQSALQETSPSGKKTVWLVILFLVIAAAGLSYVKWVPYVEKSWIAASTHSIGDSILGNPEAGAAPSWNSAWEYATVYFKAVWKAAILGIVLGSLIQVLLPSHWLLRVLGKTTFGSTAAGGLASLPGMMCTCCAAPMAVGMRKKNVSAGASLAFWIGNPVLNPAVLVFMTFVLSWKFTVLRLVFGLILTFGVSYLANRFMKEDTPLPAEKLMKEAEQAPTGSFLSRWGKSLGTMLLYVVPAYVLSVLLLGAARVWLFPNVGEAAANSILILIFFAVAGMLFVIPTAAEIPIIQTFMAAGLGAGPAGALLITLPAISLPSLLIVAGSFPKKVLAFVAGSTVLLGIAAGLIAMMIL; via the coding sequence ATGAAATTGGCTCAAAGTGCTCTTCAGGAGACCAGTCCGTCCGGCAAAAAAACGGTCTGGCTTGTGATCTTGTTTCTTGTCATCGCTGCTGCAGGTTTATCCTATGTAAAATGGGTGCCATACGTTGAAAAATCATGGATCGCTGCTTCCACCCACTCAATCGGCGACTCGATTCTCGGCAATCCGGAGGCAGGCGCCGCTCCATCGTGGAACAGTGCATGGGAATATGCCACTGTTTATTTTAAAGCGGTCTGGAAAGCGGCCATTCTGGGTATCGTCCTCGGCTCGCTCATTCAAGTGCTGCTGCCGTCCCATTGGCTGCTGCGCGTGCTAGGGAAAACGACGTTCGGCAGCACGGCAGCCGGCGGTCTCGCTTCCCTTCCAGGCATGATGTGCACATGCTGCGCCGCCCCGATGGCGGTAGGTATGCGGAAAAAGAATGTGTCGGCGGGAGCGAGTCTTGCCTTCTGGATCGGCAATCCGGTGCTGAACCCGGCCGTTCTCGTCTTCATGACCTTTGTGCTCTCCTGGAAGTTCACCGTGCTCCGGCTCGTTTTCGGCCTCATACTGACATTCGGCGTCAGCTACCTGGCCAACCGGTTCATGAAAGAGGACACACCGCTTCCGGCTGAAAAGCTCATGAAAGAAGCCGAACAGGCACCAACCGGCTCTTTCCTTTCAAGATGGGGTAAAAGCCTCGGAACGATGCTGCTCTATGTCGTACCGGCCTATGTCCTTTCGGTTCTGCTGCTTGGTGCAGCACGCGTCTGGCTGTTCCCGAATGTCGGGGAAGCTGCGGCAAACAGCATTCTCATCCTGATCTTTTTCGCTGTCGCCGGTATGCTTTTCGTCATCCCGACCGCAGCTGAAATCCCGATCATCCAAACGTTCATGGCAGCAGGCCTCGGAGCCGGCCCGGCCGGAGCGCTCCTCATCACGCTCCCGGCCATCAGCCTCCCGTCCCTGTTGATCGTCGCAGGCTCGTTCCCGAAGAAAGTGCTCGCCTTTGTGGCCGGATCTACCGTTTTGCTAGGGATAGCAGCGGGATTGATAGCGATGATGATTTTGTAA
- a CDS encoding AHH domain-containing protein, giving the protein MSYKVFKLIYLFPVTVTFLTPLTFPTASVAVTTSSMINPHAHHTHHILFKKGLGETQQKLVQEGQEILKRYGIDPIICKENLVWAPNSVIGQHSLDSLEKVVNRLKTVEEMGGDIDDIVEALDDLGDIASTR; this is encoded by the coding sequence TTGAGTTACAAAGTTTTCAAGTTAATTTATTTATTTCCTGTAACTGTTACATTTCTTACACCATTAACATTTCCTACCGCATCTGTAGCTGTTACCACTAGTTCCATGATTAATCCACATGCCCATCATACCCATCATATTTTGTTTAAGAAAGGCCTTGGTGAGACTCAACAAAAACTTGTCCAAGAAGGGCAGGAAATACTAAAAAGGTATGGTATAGATCCAATAATCTGTAAAGAAAATCTGGTTTGGGCACCTAATTCAGTTATAGGCCAGCATAGTCTTGATTCTCTAGAAAAAGTGGTGAACCGGTTAAAAACTGTGGAAGAAATGGGCGGCGACATTGACGATATAGTAGAAGCTCTCGATGATTTAGGAGATATTGCAAGTACAAGATAA
- a CDS encoding SEC-C metal-binding domain-containing protein, producing the protein MKRSGFMTKLFFLTEVDPYALDPNEFHSPIAVLKNIKSKLAVEKLLSLFDQATDLTAKSLMAEALCSQLSTEAIPKVAGFMEEGYDDCLLELEDDIYSNCIINGVDHPKLQSWKSYIEKRETRRNNQKMVFTPPPPKPTEPTEKISRNAPCPCGSGKKYKKCCGNEAAYEIK; encoded by the coding sequence TTGAAAAGAAGCGGTTTTATGACCAAACTTTTTTTCCTTACCGAAGTCGATCCCTATGCACTGGATCCAAATGAATTTCACTCCCCCATTGCGGTTCTGAAAAATATTAAATCTAAGCTTGCTGTCGAAAAACTTTTATCCTTATTCGATCAAGCCACTGACCTTACAGCAAAATCACTGATGGCAGAAGCATTATGCAGCCAGCTCTCAACCGAGGCCATTCCCAAAGTGGCAGGCTTTATGGAAGAAGGATATGACGATTGTCTTCTTGAATTGGAAGATGATATCTACTCAAACTGCATAATTAATGGCGTAGACCACCCGAAACTGCAATCATGGAAGTCCTACATAGAGAAAAGAGAAACGAGAAGAAACAATCAGAAGATGGTATTCACCCCGCCACCGCCCAAGCCCACTGAACCAACAGAAAAGATCAGCCGCAATGCTCCCTGCCCGTGCGGAAGCGGGAAGAAGTATAAGAAGTGCTGCGGGAATGAAGCAGCTTATGAAATAAAATAA
- the mnmH gene encoding tRNA 2-selenouridine(34) synthase MnmH has translation MFQDLHVDQLLEMQNEKKITAVDVRSPSEYREATIPGALNIPLFNDEERAEIGTIYKQVGVQAAKDRGLEIVSAKLPEFIKTFSAIPGHKAVFCWRGGMRSRTSATVLDLMGLKTFRLDGGVRAYRRWVVDKIETIDFLPDAYVLNGYTGSGKTWLLHRLKEQGYPVLDLEGMANHRGSIFGQIGLEPHNQKTFDSLLMMDTLPLQTSPFVVLEAESKRIGKAVLPEFIAKKKEQGSQLFLDIPRAERARFLVEDYKPWEHHDECMKAFSRIKTRIHTPAAAQIETSLQTGDYTEAVELLLEYYYDPRYEHTAQQYPEENRITISVKNAEEALGELVKVLPVPVRK, from the coding sequence GTGTTTCAGGACTTACATGTTGACCAGTTATTAGAGATGCAAAATGAAAAGAAAATTACGGCGGTGGATGTCCGATCCCCGTCTGAGTACAGGGAAGCGACCATCCCAGGCGCCTTGAACATTCCTCTTTTTAACGATGAAGAACGTGCCGAGATCGGCACCATCTATAAACAGGTCGGCGTTCAGGCAGCTAAAGACCGCGGCCTCGAAATCGTGTCGGCAAAGTTGCCGGAATTTATCAAGACGTTCAGCGCAATCCCCGGACATAAGGCCGTCTTCTGCTGGAGAGGTGGGATGCGGAGCCGGACGTCTGCGACAGTGCTCGACCTGATGGGCCTCAAAACGTTCCGGCTCGACGGAGGCGTCAGAGCCTACCGCCGCTGGGTTGTCGACAAAATCGAAACCATCGACTTCCTGCCGGACGCCTATGTACTGAACGGCTATACCGGCTCAGGCAAAACATGGCTGCTTCACAGGCTGAAGGAGCAGGGCTATCCGGTTCTGGACCTCGAAGGAATGGCAAACCACCGGGGTTCAATTTTCGGCCAGATCGGGCTTGAGCCCCATAACCAGAAGACCTTCGACTCTCTCTTGATGATGGACACCCTTCCGCTCCAAACCTCTCCTTTCGTTGTCCTGGAAGCGGAAAGCAAGCGGATCGGGAAGGCTGTACTGCCTGAGTTCATCGCCAAAAAGAAAGAACAGGGCTCCCAGCTGTTCCTCGACATCCCAAGAGCCGAGCGCGCCCGGTTCCTCGTCGAAGACTACAAACCATGGGAGCACCACGACGAATGCATGAAAGCCTTCAGCCGGATCAAAACCCGAATCCACACCCCGGCCGCAGCGCAGATTGAAACCTCCCTCCAAACCGGAGATTACACTGAAGCAGTTGAGCTGCTGCTTGAATACTATTACGACCCGCGCTACGAGCATACCGCCCAGCAGTATCCGGAGGAGAACAGAATCACAATCTCTGTGAAAAATGCTGAGGAAGCGCTTGGGGAATTGGTAAAGGTTTTGCCGGTGCCGGTTAGAAAATGA
- a CDS encoding glycoside hydrolase family 32 protein, which translates to MDEIQQADKAVQRAKSKVNNRYRLGYHIMAPANWINDPNGLIQFKGEYHVFYQHHPYDANWGPMHWGHVKSKDLVHWEHLPVALAPTEEYEEGGCFSGSAVDDNGILTLIYTANLFVDREKDILDQSQCIATSTDGIHFTKSPLNPVVSEIPAEGSGHFRDPKVWKHEDDWYMVLGTRKEEIGKVVLYKSKDLRDWEYRGVLAESDGTLGYMWECPDFFELGGKHVLLFSPQGIEAQGESYKNLFQTGYLIGSYDYEKNEFVHETFTELDYGHDFYAVQTFLDDKQRRIAIGWMDMWESNMPTKEDGWAGALTLPRELTLGEDGKLRMNPVEELALLRQSETLLCEEQIVSGRSLKEVKEDLMELQADFDLSKTDAGSVGVAVRGENGEAVSITYLIKEQKLILDCSHIGKEADGIRTTSLEASGRLSLRVFLDRSSIEVFANEGQATMSSRIYPKEERLGIELFAEDGQAHVSSLTSWTLKDIWK; encoded by the coding sequence ATAGATGAAATTCAACAAGCGGATAAAGCAGTTCAAAGGGCCAAATCAAAAGTAAATAATCGGTACAGATTGGGATATCACATTATGGCTCCGGCCAATTGGATAAATGATCCGAACGGCCTCATTCAATTTAAGGGAGAGTATCACGTTTTTTACCAGCATCATCCCTACGATGCAAATTGGGGCCCTATGCACTGGGGTCATGTGAAAAGCAAGGATTTGGTTCACTGGGAACACTTGCCGGTTGCGCTTGCTCCGACTGAAGAGTATGAAGAAGGCGGCTGCTTCTCCGGAAGTGCAGTTGATGATAACGGTATTCTCACGTTAATTTACACAGCCAATCTGTTTGTTGACCGTGAAAAAGATATTTTGGATCAGTCTCAGTGCATTGCCACTTCAACTGATGGAATCCATTTCACAAAATCCCCCCTGAATCCGGTAGTTTCAGAAATTCCGGCAGAGGGATCCGGGCACTTCCGGGATCCAAAAGTGTGGAAGCACGAGGATGACTGGTACATGGTACTTGGTACAAGAAAAGAAGAGATCGGGAAAGTCGTTTTGTATAAATCAAAAGATTTAAGGGACTGGGAATATCGCGGGGTTCTGGCTGAAAGTGACGGCACTCTTGGGTACATGTGGGAATGCCCGGATTTCTTTGAACTTGGAGGCAAGCACGTATTGCTCTTCTCTCCTCAAGGAATCGAGGCTCAGGGTGAATCCTATAAAAATCTGTTTCAGACAGGATATCTGATCGGGTCCTATGATTACGAGAAGAATGAATTTGTCCACGAAACGTTCACTGAGCTTGATTATGGTCATGATTTCTATGCGGTTCAAACGTTCCTTGACGACAAGCAGCGCCGGATTGCAATCGGCTGGATGGATATGTGGGAATCGAATATGCCAACGAAAGAGGATGGATGGGCCGGTGCTTTGACACTTCCCCGGGAACTGACATTGGGGGAAGACGGTAAACTCCGCATGAATCCGGTAGAGGAACTGGCCTTACTCAGACAATCAGAAACCCTTTTGTGTGAAGAGCAAATCGTCTCCGGCCGCTCCTTAAAGGAAGTAAAAGAGGATCTAATGGAACTGCAGGCAGATTTTGATCTTTCCAAAACGGATGCCGGATCCGTAGGAGTTGCCGTTCGTGGTGAAAATGGCGAAGCGGTGTCAATTACTTACCTAATCAAGGAGCAAAAGCTCATCCTGGACTGTTCCCATATAGGAAAAGAAGCAGACGGTATTCGTACCACATCTCTTGAAGCGTCCGGCCGTCTTTCCCTTCGGGTGTTTCTGGACCGTTCTTCCATTGAGGTTTTCGCCAACGAAGGACAGGCCACGATGTCAAGCCGCATATACCCTAAAGAAGAAAGACTGGGTATCGAGTTGTTTGCAGAAGATGGACAAGCACATGTAAGCAGCCTGACCAGCTGGACACTGAAGGATATATGGAAATAA
- the selD gene encoding selenide, water dikinase SelD has protein sequence MTQNIKLTSLSTKGGCGCKIGPADLQEVIRTLPPAVPNPDLLVGLDTSDDAGVYRLTDELAIVQTLDFFTPIVDDPYSFGQVAAANAISDIYAMGGKPLTALNIVAFPIADLDKQILADILRGAGDKLKEAGATLVGGHSIEDKEPKFGLAVTGTVHPDKVRANAGAKPGDKLILTKPIGVGILTSSIKRDLLTEEEIARVTEVMATLNKTAAETMAQYDVHACTDVTGFGLLGHTSEMAKGSKAGVRIAKEAVPVLPRVRELAEQGVIPGGTKNNFAHLQGDVTFPESMDQIDQYILCDAVTSGGLLISVAGSEADALLKDLLDAGVEAAIVGDVTADHPGHITVSEKL, from the coding sequence ATGACTCAAAATATAAAATTAACATCCCTATCAACGAAAGGCGGCTGCGGCTGCAAAATCGGACCGGCTGATCTTCAGGAGGTTATCCGCACTCTTCCCCCTGCCGTACCGAACCCTGATTTGCTTGTCGGCCTCGACACAAGTGACGATGCCGGTGTGTACCGTCTGACGGACGAGCTTGCGATTGTTCAGACGCTTGATTTCTTCACCCCGATCGTTGACGATCCGTATTCCTTCGGCCAGGTAGCAGCTGCGAACGCAATCAGCGACATTTATGCGATGGGAGGAAAACCGCTGACAGCACTGAATATCGTTGCTTTCCCGATCGCAGATCTGGACAAGCAGATTCTTGCTGACATCCTACGCGGTGCAGGCGATAAGCTGAAAGAAGCCGGTGCAACGCTAGTCGGCGGCCATTCCATCGAGGATAAAGAACCAAAATTCGGTTTGGCGGTAACCGGAACGGTCCATCCTGATAAAGTACGCGCCAATGCTGGCGCAAAACCAGGTGACAAATTGATCTTAACGAAGCCGATCGGTGTCGGCATCCTGACTTCTTCTATTAAAAGAGATCTGCTCACAGAGGAAGAAATTGCCCGTGTCACCGAAGTGATGGCGACGCTGAATAAAACAGCAGCCGAAACGATGGCACAATATGACGTGCACGCATGCACCGATGTAACAGGCTTCGGGCTGCTCGGCCACACATCTGAAATGGCAAAAGGGAGCAAAGCGGGCGTCCGGATTGCAAAAGAAGCGGTCCCTGTCCTCCCGAGAGTGCGGGAGCTTGCCGAACAAGGCGTTATTCCAGGCGGAACGAAAAACAACTTCGCTCATCTGCAGGGAGACGTAACCTTCCCGGAGAGCATGGATCAGATTGATCAATACATTTTGTGTGACGCAGTGACGTCCGGCGGGCTGCTCATTTCCGTGGCAGGCAGCGAAGCAGATGCTTTACTGAAGGATCTTCTCGATGCAGGTGTGGAAGCGGCCATAGTCGGAGACGTTACTGCAGATCATCCGGGTCACATCACAGTTTCGGAGAAGCTTTAA
- a CDS encoding ankyrin repeat domain-containing protein, with protein sequence MDDKSLNKSIRNAIKLGDSSEVKRLIDNNPESLHTMTPFGTWLHVAAKKGHLEIVEYFINKGIDVNTKGDIFDASPLRVAAGAGHLEIVKYLIENGAELDVSLAKRNPLFGAIYGGHKEIAEFLVENGINISIRYTGENSKDMNADQYAREFGQTEIADYLKQKMEGNK encoded by the coding sequence ATGGATGACAAAAGTTTAAATAAAAGCATAAGAAATGCTATAAAGTTGGGTGACAGCAGTGAAGTTAAGCGTTTAATTGACAATAATCCAGAATCTTTACACACTATGACTCCCTTCGGTACGTGGTTACATGTAGCAGCAAAAAAAGGGCATTTAGAAATAGTAGAATACTTTATTAATAAAGGAATTGATGTAAATACTAAAGGAGATATTTTTGATGCATCTCCATTAAGAGTTGCCGCTGGAGCCGGTCATTTGGAGATAGTGAAATATTTAATAGAGAATGGTGCGGAATTAGATGTAAGCTTAGCTAAAAGAAATCCATTATTCGGGGCAATCTACGGAGGGCACAAAGAAATAGCAGAATTTCTAGTTGAAAACGGGATTAACATTAGCATTAGATATACCGGAGAAAATAGTAAAGATATGAATGCCGATCAATATGCTAGAGAGTTTGGCCAAACAGAAATCGCAGATTACTTAAAACAAAAGATGGAGGGAAACAAATAG
- a CDS encoding trypsin-like peptidase domain-containing protein, protein MWALTITMLLICAGVIGYLGLELTEQKPVEKMAAEKTIREQPTESQVKKEPVKKPEAVPAAAEVKKAPKEVSEIIQDAQPKVFTIFSDYSQGSGFLINGSGDILTNAHVVEGSLDVTVRSSQGEELTGSVIGYSNEVDIAVIRVAELAGQEPLELELGEPSKLGDEVIALGSPKGYENTATLGNISGVGRTFYIPPHEYEGIYQISAPIAPGSSGGPLLDKHTEKAIAINSARDNQEVNIGFSIPLYQVMDQVTEWVNQPMTAEEVAALFYTADGLYFYQDLYDNEYYFDGGEYSEEYEDSSTPEDEYYEEYDSQTPEDPYYDEDYTDDEYIEEYEDVPADDYTEEMWDEPAEDMPAAEDEYIEENPEYPDGYYEEQPAEDVPVEENPELEEPADSEEEVADEAQDGEGF, encoded by the coding sequence TTGTGGGCTTTAACCATCACGATGCTGCTCATTTGTGCTGGGGTCATCGGATATTTAGGACTGGAATTAACGGAACAAAAGCCGGTGGAGAAAATGGCGGCAGAAAAAACAATCAGGGAGCAGCCGACTGAATCTCAAGTGAAAAAGGAGCCGGTAAAGAAACCGGAGGCGGTGCCGGCAGCAGCGGAAGTGAAAAAAGCGCCGAAAGAAGTATCGGAGATCATCCAGGATGCACAGCCAAAGGTGTTCACGATTTTCAGTGATTACAGCCAGGGATCCGGCTTTTTGATTAATGGATCAGGTGACATTTTGACAAATGCGCATGTTGTTGAAGGCAGTCTGGATGTCACAGTCCGAAGCAGCCAGGGGGAGGAGCTGACGGGTTCGGTCATTGGCTACAGCAATGAAGTGGATATTGCGGTAATCAGAGTGGCTGAGCTTGCCGGTCAGGAGCCGCTGGAACTGGAGCTTGGAGAACCTTCTAAGTTAGGGGACGAAGTGATTGCGCTTGGAAGCCCAAAGGGTTATGAGAACACGGCGACACTGGGTAATATCAGCGGGGTCGGCCGGACATTCTATATTCCTCCTCATGAATACGAGGGGATATATCAGATTTCAGCTCCTATTGCTCCCGGCAGCAGCGGAGGGCCTCTCCTTGATAAACATACTGAAAAGGCCATTGCGATTAACTCTGCGCGGGATAATCAGGAGGTTAACATCGGGTTCAGCATTCCGCTCTATCAAGTGATGGATCAGGTCACAGAATGGGTCAATCAGCCGATGACGGCAGAGGAAGTGGCAGCACTGTTCTATACAGCGGACGGACTGTATTTTTATCAGGATCTATATGATAACGAGTATTATTTCGACGGCGGTGAATACAGTGAGGAGTATGAGGATTCCAGTACTCCTGAAGATGAATACTACGAAGAGTATGACTCCCAAACACCTGAAGATCCATACTATGATGAGGATTATACGGATGATGAGTACATCGAAGAGTATGAGGATGTCCCCGCAGATGATTACACTGAAGAAATGTGGGATGAGCCGGCTGAAGACATGCCGGCAGCCGAAGACGAGTATATAGAAGAAAATCCTGAATATCCGGATGGGTACTATGAAGAGCAGCCTGCAGAAGATGTACCTGTTGAAGAAAATCCGGAACTTGAAGAACCAGCCGATTCTGAGGAAGAGGTGGCTGACGAAGCTCAGGATGGGGAAGGGTTTTAA
- a CDS encoding LacI family DNA-binding transcriptional regulator codes for MKPKIEDVAKLAGVSPTTVSRVMNNRGYISSQTKEKVEKAMNELNYFPNDVARSLFSKRSNIIGLILPTTSNPFFGELTFHIESICASMGYKVLLCNSLNQIDKEEKYLEMLLRNQVDGIIVGTHNQGILDYHKRGLAVVAIDRYLSDTIPVVSSDNYAGGKSATELLLSNGCKCIVFLDGVGELETPARLRRKAYLDLMKEHGREPVIYEIPEVFNPESQRAVVTKMYNEWPEVDGVFAANDLFAATIINEARNYGKEVPGNLKVVGYDGTETVRVLMPQLTTIKQPVDQIGKAAIDILMKEISGEFSDLPREITLPIEVIRGTTL; via the coding sequence ATGAAGCCAAAAATAGAAGATGTGGCAAAATTGGCGGGTGTATCGCCGACAACGGTTTCGAGGGTTATGAATAACCGGGGTTACATAAGCAGTCAGACGAAAGAAAAAGTCGAGAAGGCAATGAATGAACTGAATTATTTTCCAAATGATGTAGCTCGTTCGCTGTTCAGTAAACGATCAAATATCATCGGTCTGATCCTGCCTACGACGTCCAATCCGTTTTTTGGGGAGCTTACTTTTCATATCGAAAGCATTTGTGCTTCCATGGGCTATAAAGTGCTGCTCTGCAATAGTTTAAACCAAATCGATAAAGAGGAAAAATACTTGGAGATGCTTCTAAGGAATCAGGTGGATGGCATTATTGTAGGCACCCATAATCAAGGTATTCTGGATTATCATAAACGAGGCTTGGCTGTTGTCGCAATTGACCGTTACCTGTCCGATACGATTCCGGTTGTGAGCTCAGATAACTATGCTGGCGGGAAGAGTGCAACTGAATTATTGCTGTCGAATGGGTGTAAATGCATCGTTTTCCTGGATGGGGTTGGAGAGTTGGAAACACCTGCGAGACTGAGAAGAAAAGCCTATCTTGACTTAATGAAGGAACACGGAAGAGAACCGGTGATTTATGAAATTCCTGAGGTTTTCAACCCGGAAAGCCAGCGGGCTGTCGTCACAAAAATGTATAATGAATGGCCGGAAGTAGACGGTGTGTTTGCGGCAAACGACTTATTTGCTGCCACGATTATAAATGAAGCTCGGAATTACGGGAAGGAAGTACCGGGCAATTTGAAAGTTGTCGGTTATGATGGAACAGAAACGGTTCGGGTATTAATGCCGCAATTGACCACGATTAAGCAGCCTGTTGATCAGATAGGGAAAGCGGCCATAGACATTCTGATGAAAGAAATCTCCGGAGAATTCTCTGATCTTCCCCGTGAAATCACACTTCCAATTGAGGTGATAAGAGGGACCACTTTGTAA
- a CDS encoding MFS transporter, which produces MKGSKGLYFKLSAYFFFFFFTWSSSYSLFSIWLGQEINLNGTETGIVFSVNAIFALCMQPLYGYISDKIGLKKNILFFISMMLVFVGPFYIYVYGPLLKFNVMLGAAVGGLYLGAAFLAGIGAIESYIEKVSRKYDFEYGKSRMWGSLGWAAATFFAGQLYNVDPAINFWVASASAVVLVAIILSIKIEMTYSEIERADSISLKDVGQLFLLKDFWMLMMYVIGVTCVYSVYDQQFPVYYSSLFPTEAMGNQVFGYLNSFQVFLEAGMMFLAPAIVNKIGAKRSLILAGFLMSFRIIGSGLVFEPIGISSMKLIHALELPIMLIAIFKYLAANFDTRLSSILYLVGFQFASQVGASILSPMAGTLYDQIGFRQSYMIMGVFVLIFTILSIFTLANAKGEKMKHTAKLGKAI; this is translated from the coding sequence ATGAAAGGTTCAAAGGGTCTTTATTTTAAGCTGAGTGCATATTTTTTCTTTTTCTTTTTCACATGGTCCTCAAGTTATTCACTGTTTTCCATCTGGCTTGGACAGGAAATTAATCTAAACGGGACTGAAACTGGTATTGTCTTCTCTGTAAACGCTATCTTTGCGTTGTGTATGCAGCCGCTGTACGGATACATTTCAGATAAAATCGGATTGAAGAAAAATATTTTATTTTTTATCAGTATGATGCTGGTATTCGTTGGCCCTTTCTATATTTATGTTTATGGACCTTTGCTTAAATTCAATGTTATGCTTGGCGCAGCTGTCGGAGGGCTGTATCTTGGCGCAGCTTTTCTTGCCGGGATCGGGGCTATAGAGTCCTACATAGAGAAGGTCAGCCGGAAATATGATTTTGAATATGGAAAATCAAGAATGTGGGGATCTTTAGGCTGGGCCGCCGCGACTTTTTTTGCCGGACAGCTATACAATGTGGACCCCGCTATCAACTTTTGGGTAGCATCGGCTTCAGCCGTTGTATTGGTTGCCATTATCCTTTCTATCAAGATTGAAATGACGTATTCAGAGATTGAGAGAGCGGATTCCATCAGCCTTAAGGATGTAGGTCAGTTGTTTCTCTTAAAGGACTTTTGGATGCTTATGATGTATGTCATCGGAGTTACTTGTGTTTATTCGGTTTATGACCAGCAGTTTCCGGTTTATTATTCGTCCTTGTTCCCGACCGAAGCGATGGGGAATCAGGTATTCGGCTATTTAAATTCATTCCAGGTATTCCTTGAAGCGGGCATGATGTTTCTGGCTCCGGCAATCGTTAACAAAATCGGAGCTAAAAGAAGCCTGATTCTGGCAGGCTTTCTGATGTCCTTTAGAATCATTGGATCAGGTCTTGTATTTGAACCGATTGGAATCTCGTCTATGAAGCTCATTCATGCATTGGAGCTGCCGATCATGCTGATTGCGATCTTTAAATACCTGGCTGCCAACTTTGATACCCGGCTTTCGTCCATCCTTTATCTGGTCGGCTTTCAATTTGCCTCTCAGGTTGGTGCATCCATCCTCTCGCCAATGGCCGGTACCTTATATGATCAAATCGGTTTCCGCCAATCTTACATGATCATGGGAGTATTTGTTCTCATCTTCACCATCCTTTCAATCTTTACTCTGGCAAATGCCAAGGGGGAAAAAATGAAACATACAGCCAAATTGGGAAAAGCAATCTAG
- a CDS encoding alpha/beta hydrolase-fold protein: MSFKLREIDFFSRCLQREMRFYLLSNQAFEQNESVYVLYVQDGLDYLEIGELEQKLGGLMGKPLLIVLVPPGDSMQRYACYHPNGDTHGEYVTFFLEELLPFVADQVLCGKRAVKQGMLGDSLGGAVSVSIFLRDPKIWTHLLLQSAAFSPVHLEEVNALGKHRNLHVHQLVGLKEDDFVTPISRQRLWILTRNRLMRKAWTEKEAQLSYIEKDEDHVWTFWKDHLEEALLFFANQGG; the protein is encoded by the coding sequence GTGTCTTTTAAACTTCGAGAAATTGATTTTTTCAGTCGATGTCTGCAAAGGGAGATGCGGTTTTATTTGCTTTCGAATCAGGCCTTTGAGCAAAATGAGAGCGTTTACGTTCTGTATGTGCAGGATGGGCTGGATTATCTGGAGATTGGGGAGCTCGAGCAGAAGCTCGGCGGGCTTATGGGGAAGCCGCTGCTGATTGTGCTTGTTCCGCCGGGTGATTCCATGCAAAGGTACGCCTGCTACCATCCGAATGGGGATACTCACGGCGAATATGTGACTTTCTTCCTGGAGGAGCTGCTTCCATTTGTGGCTGATCAAGTGCTTTGCGGTAAGCGTGCGGTGAAGCAGGGGATGCTTGGTGATTCGCTCGGGGGAGCGGTGAGTGTTTCCATTTTTCTTAGGGATCCTAAGATCTGGACGCATTTGCTGCTGCAGTCTGCCGCATTTTCTCCTGTTCATTTGGAGGAGGTAAACGCGCTCGGCAAGCACAGAAATCTCCATGTTCATCAGCTTGTTGGTTTGAAGGAGGATGATTTTGTTACTCCGATCAGCCGTCAGCGCTTATGGATTCTTACGCGCAATCGCCTGATGCGAAAGGCATGGACTGAAAAAGAGGCTCAGTTGTCGTACATAGAAAAAGACGAAGATCACGTATGGACTTTCTGGAAGGATCACTTAGAAGAAGCGTTATTATTTTTTGCCAATCAAGGGGGATGA